A genome region from Methanobrevibacter sp. includes the following:
- a CDS encoding zinc ribbon domain-containing protein produces METCKNCNSQISNSNAKFCDNCGEFLELINKDIQFKEKISNDKLKDLKNILLESIESMKNNNTDLRWYYELIMSYLIDVTNIEKVFRREELNFIDIGWILSSLEKADNSLILYEFLLKVNEQYEFQISSNKEPMNIIIYTNISKKLKEKEKFEDLIKPFNLKVFDFEDYEFEKEHKEKNNFNSGYLMFKFFKETRAVDLLKSDALREIYSFFGFLTYVNKFNKTTTKTHINELTLNNQISDLECNSLIVTDNQNKIIRYGVQNEIITHSKKINKSKIDKLPSNGQIKDFTKENKPKISDKIKENFYLYYLAANENILENSFFKFWSLSEKILKDIYGDMKDTALKKHMKNILKANGYPKYLIRRIDVLYIKRNNFVHENKHGEITQYDQTLVKVIAERLIDFLIICINEVKNINEYGVILNYYNQSPEDKERLISLVKLTLPENN; encoded by the coding sequence ATGGAAACATGTAAAAACTGCAATAGTCAGATATCTAATTCTAATGCTAAATTTTGCGATAATTGTGGGGAATTTTTAGAATTAATAAATAAAGACATACAATTTAAGGAAAAAATTTCCAATGACAAATTAAAAGATTTGAAAAATATTTTACTTGAAAGTATTGAGTCAATGAAAAATAACAATACTGACTTAAGATGGTATTATGAATTAATAATGTCTTACTTAATTGATGTGACAAATATTGAAAAAGTATTTAGACGTGAAGAACTGAATTTCATCGATATTGGATGGATATTATCTTCATTGGAAAAAGCAGATAATAGCTTAATTTTATATGAATTCTTATTAAAAGTAAATGAACAATACGAATTTCAGATTTCATCCAATAAAGAACCAATGAATATTATCATTTATACCAATATATCCAAAAAACTAAAAGAAAAAGAAAAATTTGAAGACCTTATAAAACCATTTAATCTGAAAGTTTTCGATTTTGAGGATTATGAGTTTGAAAAAGAACATAAAGAAAAGAATAATTTCAATTCTGGATATTTAATGTTTAAATTTTTTAAAGAAACAAGAGCTGTTGATTTACTAAAATCAGATGCCTTAAGAGAAATTTATTCATTTTTTGGGTTTTTAACATATGTCAATAAATTTAACAAAACCACTACTAAAACGCATATTAATGAATTAACATTAAATAATCAAATTTCAGATTTGGAATGCAATTCATTAATTGTTACTGATAATCAAAATAAAATTATAAGATATGGTGTTCAAAATGAAATAATTACACATTCCAAAAAAATCAATAAATCAAAAATAGATAAATTACCATCAAATGGACAGATAAAAGATTTTACCAAAGAAAATAAACCAAAGATATCCGATAAAATTAAGGAGAATTTTTATTTATACTATTTAGCTGCAAATGAAAATATCTTAGAAAATTCATTTTTTAAATTTTGGTCATTGAGTGAAAAGATTTTAAAAGACATTTACGGAGATATGAAAGATACTGCCCTAAAAAAACATATGAAAAACATTTTAAAAGCGAATGGATATCCCAAATATCTAATAAGAAGAATTGATGTTCTCTACATTAAACGAAACAACTTCGTTCATGAAAATAAACATGGAGAAATAACACAGTATGACCAAACATTAGTGAAAGTTATTGCAGAGAGATTAATTGATTTTTTAATTATATGTATCAATGAAGTAAAAAATATTAACGAATATGGTGTGATTTTAAATTATTATAATCAATCTCCAGAAGACAAAGAAAGATTAATCTCATTAGTTAAATTAACATTACCCGAAAATAACTAA